The Aeromicrobium phoceense genome includes the window GCGACCGCCATGGGAACACCCGCGCAAGCCGCATCGAAGAGCACCGCCAAGAAGGTCGGCTACACGCGCGTGGCCGTCGCTCCGGCCGTGTACGAGCTCATCGGCAGCGCGGGCATCACGCCTGCGCCGGTCCAGGGCGCGAAGGCCGGTGCCTACAAGGGCACGCTCGCCGCGAAGTTCCCGATCACCGGGTACAGCCTCAAGGGTCTGCGGATCAAGCACAGCGGCGGCCTGAACCTCAGCGCCGGCGCCTCGACGATCACGGTCTCGGACTTCAACATCGACCTTGCGCGGCTGCGCGTCAGCGGCAACGTCTCGGGCACGGTCGGCAACGTCGGTCGCGTCGACCTGTTCAAGATCCGCAAGTCGGACCGTCGCGACCTCGGCGCGGTGAAGCTGACGCTCACCGACACCGCCGCCGGCGCGCTGAACGCCACCTTCGGCGTCAACGCGTTCGCGGAGGACGCCACCTTCGGCTACGCCACGCCGAAGCCCTTCTCGCGGTTCTGAGGGAGCAGGAAGGCGGCCCCATCCCACCTGGGGCCGCCTTCTCTCTGCCCACGTCACGCCTCGCCTGCGCAGTTCCAGACGACTCGGATCCCCGGTAAGGTCGTCACTACTTTCCTGTACGCGTCCCCTCCATGGAAATGCCGCACCCATGACATCCATCGGAGGAACCATGAACGGACCGAAGAAGACCCTCGCCACCGCGCTCACCGCCGGCGTGCTGGCCCTCGGGCTCGGCGCGTGCGGACAGTCGCAGGAGGAGAAGGAGGCGGCCGCCTGTGATGCGCTGGACGACCTCGGCACCACGCTCACCGAGGTGGGCTCGACCCTGACGCCCGAGTCCACGGTGGAACAGTGGCGCGACGCGCGCTTCGAGGTCCGCAAGGCGATCGAGAAGGCCGAGGACAAGGTGGACGAGGCCGACGAGGCCGCGTGGGAAGAGGTCGACGACGCCTGGGAGCGGTTCGAGGACGGCGTGCAGACCGTGGACGGCGACGCGACGGTGCCGGAGGCGCGAGCCTCGCTCGGTGACGACTTCAATGCGGTCCAGTCCGCCCGCGAGCGGGCGGCATCCGGGCTGAGCTGCTGACCCGTTCGGAGGTTGATGCATCAACATCTACGCACTAGGATGTTGATGTGTCAACCACGCGGAACTATGGACACCCACTGAGGTTCGGCGTCGAGACGTCGGCTCCCGCTGAGACAGGCCACGACGTCGCTGTCCTGGCTGGGGAGGAGGCGCTGACGCTCGCGGCGTGGTCGGCCGCGCGCACCGAGGGTGTCGTGCTCGCGCCCCGGATCGCGGTGGACGACCGGGCCCCAGCGATGGTCGCGCGGGCCGCGGGCAGCCTCCAGTCGCTGTCGGGCGGCCGGGTGGAGCTCGTGCTCGAGTCCGAGGACGCGGACGCGGTGACCGCCGTGATCGAGGCCGTTCGTGCCCTGGAGGTCGACCGGCCGATCCCGATCTGGCTGAGCGGATCGGATCCGGAGATCGTGGCCCTCGCCGGCCGGATCGCCGACGGGCTGGTCGTCGGCGTGGACGAGTTCGGCGCCGACATCAACGCTGCCATCGACAGAGCAGCGACCGAGGCCGGCCGCGACGTACGGGAGGTCCGCCGCGCGGTCGTGCTGAGTGACGAGCGCTCCGCCGAGAACCTCATCACGCTGGTCGTCCATCACGGCGTCAGCTCCTTCGCGCTCCGGTCAGGCACCGTGGACGAGGGGCTGGTGCACGCCGTCCGCGCGGGCGCCGAGCGCGCCCTGCCGCCCGGCGCACTCTCCGCGCGTCCGATCCGCCGCGCCGACGTCCGCGCCCTCCGTCGCCCCGGCATCGGCTACGACCTCGTCCCCGAGGGCTTGGCCGAGACCGCCGTGGAACCCGGCGACCCGGCGTTCCCCTCCGTCCGCTCCACCTACCTGCGCGGCGGCGACCCGGGCCTCGTGCTGCGTCCGTCCACGGTCGACGAGGTCGTCAGTGCGATCGAGTTCGCGCGCACGCACCGGCACCTCCCGCTCGGCATCCGCAGCGGTGGCCACGGGATCAGCGGCCGCTCCACGAACGACGGCGGCCTGGTGATCGACCTCGGCCGGCTCGACGAGATCACCGTGCTCGACGAGTCCAGCCGTCTCGTCCGCATCGGTCCCGGCGCCCGCTGGCGCGACGTGGCGACCGCGCTGCAGCCGCACGGCTGGGCGCTGAGCTCGGGCGACTACGGGGGAGTGGGCGTCGGCGGGCTGGCGACCGCGGGCGGCATCGGGTTCCTCGGCCGCAAGCACGGCCTCACGATCGACCACCTCACGGCCGTCGAGATGGTGATGGCCGACGGCAGCGTCGTGCGCGCCACCGCGGACGAGAGTCCCGAGCTGTTCTGGGCGGCTCGCGGCGCCGGCGCCAACTTCGGCGTCGCCGTCGCGTTCGAGTTCGCGGTGGACGAGGTGGGCGACGTCGGCTGGGCGCAGCTGACGTTCCGCGCCCCCGACCCCGCGGCCTACCTCGAGTCCTTCGGCCGCGTGGTCGCCGACCTGCCGCGCGAGACCACGCCCTTCCTCATCCTCGGGCAGGGCATGGCGCAGATCATGGCGATGGTCGACTCCGCCGACCCCGAGCTGATCATCGGCCAGCTCCAGCCGTTCGCCGATGCCGCGCCACTGACCCAGCAGCAGGTCGTGATCGCCCCGTACGCCGCGGTCATGAACATGTTCCCCGAGTCCCCGCACCAGGGTCGTGGGGAGCCGGTCTCCCGCTCGGTCCTCGCGCGCGAGATCACGCCGGGCTTCGCGTCCGCGTCGGACGACCTCATCAACAGTGGCGCCTCGCACTTCTTCCAGATCCGCACGGTGGGCGGCGCGATCGCCGACGTGCCGGCGGACGCCACCGCCTACGCGCACCGCGACGCGGGCTTCTCGCTCACCGTGATGGGCTCCAACGCGCAGCGCCTCGACCGCTGGTTCGAGCCCGTGCGACGCCAGTCGAACGGCCTGTACCTCAGCTTCGAGAGCGGACGGGACCCCGAGCGGATCACCGACGCGTTCCCGCCCGCGACGCTCGAGCGGCTGCGCCGGCTCAAGGCCGAGCTCGACCCCGACAACCTGTTTCGCGACAACTTCAACATCGCCCCTGCCGAGACGAGGAGTGCCTCATGACCGACACCACCGACTACGGACACGACCTGCTGTTCGGCACCTTCGTGACCCCCGTGAACCGGCCCGTCCACCGGGCCGTCGAGCAGGCGATCGTCGCCGACCGCGCGGGCCTGGACCTGGTGACGTTCCAGGACCACCCCTATGTCGCGAAGTTCCACGACACGTCGACGCTGCTCGCGTACGCCGCCGCGAAGACCGAGCGGATCCGGCTGGCGGCGAACGTCACCAACCTCCCGCTGCGCCCGCCCGCCGTGCTCGCGCGCTCGATCGCGACGCTGGACCAGCTCAGCGGCGGCCGGATCGAGCTCGGCCTCGGCGCCGGCGCCTTCTGGGACGGCGTCGAGGCCATGGGTGGCCCCCGGCGCACGCCCGGCGAGTCGATCGAGGCACTCGAGGAGGCCATCGCGATCATCCGCGGGATCTGGGACACCGAGGACACGAGCGTCCTGTCGGTGCGGGGGAAGCACTACGACGTGCACGGCGCCAAGCGCGGGCCGGCTCCCGCGCACCCGGTCGAGATCTGGGTCGGCGCCTACAAGCCGCGCATCCTGCGCATGACCGGTCGCGTGGCCGACGGCTGGCTGCCGTCGCTGGCGTACCTCGAGAAGGGCCCGGCGGAGCTGGCCGACATGAACCGCCGGATCGACGACGCGGCGACGGGCGCGGGACGCGACCCGCGCGACATCCGCCGCTTCCTCAACCTGGCCGGGGACCTCTCGGCCGAGCAGCTCGCGGAGATCGCGCTGGCCTACGGCACGAGCGGCTTCATCCTCGCCTCGGACGACACGGCCACGACCGAGAGGTTCGCCGCGGAGATCGCTCCGGCCGTCCGCGAGCTCGTCACCGCCGAACGCGGGGCGCACCGTGACTGAGTGGCTCGACGCCGAGGAGCAGCGCACGTGGCGCAGCGTCCTGGCGATGCACGACGACCTGATGACGGCGCTTGCCCAGGGCCTCAAGGCCGAGTCCGACATCTCGGCGGCGGACTACGCCGTGCTGGCGAACCTCTCGGAGGCGCCCGACGGGGTCCTCCGTGCGCGGGACCTTCGTTGCCACCTGCGCTGGGAGAAGAGCCGACTGGCCCACCACGTGCGCCGGATGGAGCAACGGGGACTCGTGCGCCGCGACGCGTGCCTTGACGACGGGCGGGCTCCCTTGGTGAGCATCACCGAGAGCGGCCGGGCCGCCATCGATTCCGCCGCACCGGCACACGTGGCGCAGGTCCGGGAGCTGTTCTTCGACGTGCTCACGCCGACGCAGCTCGCCACACTGCGCGAGGCGGCGGAGGCCGTGGTCGCCCGCATCGCCCTCACCGAGGACGATGCGGACGCCGCCTGCTGATCACTTGCCGATGAGGGGCTTCTTCGGGGTCAGCCCGCTGATGAGCAGGCTGAGGCCGGCGCCGACCAGCCAGATGTCCTTCGCGATGGCCGTGCCGTCCTGGCTCGGCCGGAAGCTCGAGCCCTCGGCGGTCATGCCGGGCGTGCTCAGGTACATCTTGATCATGCCGCCGCCGAACGCGGTCAGGGCGGCGCCGGCGATCGCCGACGGAACGAAGGGCGCCAGCAGGGCGGCGCCGAGGGCGATCTCGCCCTTGCTCAGCGCCTTGCCGAACGACTCCGGATCCATGTCGCCCGCCTGCGGGACGGCGTTCGTCGCCATGCCCTGAAGCCCTGCTGCTGCCTCGGGCGGGAGGTTCCGCTTGTTCAGGCCGCTGTTGAGGATGAACGCTCCGGTGGCGAGTCGCAGCGGGACATGGCTCAGCTTCATGGGGATCTCCTTCGAGGTGGGTTCCCCTTCACGCTACGTCGGAAGTCGCCTCCCCGCGCCTCAGGACGGTGACCGCGAAATCGGAGTCCGCCTCGAACGGATCGAGGTGCCAGGTGGAGAAGCGGTGCTCGACGCGTGCGATCCCGCGGCTCGCCAGCGTGGCCAGGTCGGCGTCGTACTGCTCGAACGGGTAGGTCGCCTCCGGCCGGCAGCCGATCACGACGCGCCCACCCGGACGGGTCACCTCGCAGAGCCGCTCGAGCACACGCAGCTCGGTGCCGGGCGCCACGAAGACCAGCACGTTGCCGGCGCAGATCACGAGGTCCACCTGGTCGCCGCCGACGTCGTCCGTCGTCAGCTCACTGAGGTCCGCGACGGCGTACGACGGGCCGGGGTGGTCGGTCTCCGCGGCCGCGATGAGCTCGGGATCGACGTCCACGCCGAACGCGACGTGGCCGGCTGCCTGCAGCGCCGCGGCCATCCGGCCGGTGCCGCAGCCCGCGTCGAGGACCCGCGACCCGCGCTCGGCCAGCATGTCGGCGAACCGCGCCTCGCCGAGCAGGTCCTTGCCCTCGGCCTCCAGGGCGCGGAAGCGCTCGATGAACCACTGCGAGTGGCCGGGCTGGGTGTCGGTGAACCACCGTGGCTGAGGGGAGGAGGTCATGCGGCCATCCTCCTCCACGGGTGTCACGGAACGGCCGCGGCCGGTGTCTTCATGCTGAGCGACCTCGACCGAGGTCCGACGAAGGAGAAGCCATGACCAGCTCGTTCCGGATCCCCGCCGCACCGATGACCTCGCCGGTGGCCCGCGCCGTCTCGGCGGCCGCTCGCCGGATGTACGGGCGCGTCCCCGACCTGGTGCCGGTGATGTGGCACCACCCGAAGCTGCTGCGCTCGGTGTTGGCGTGGGAGCGGCGCGTCGGCGCGTGGGACGCCCTCGACCCGCACCTCAAGTCGTTCGCGGTGATGGCCTCGGCCGCGAGCATCGGGTGCAGCTGGTGCCTCGACTTCGGCTACTACCTGGCGCACGACGAGGGGCTCGACGAGCGCAAGGTGCGCGAGGTGCCCCGCTGGCGCGACTCCGACGTCTTCACGCCCCTGGAGCGCGACGTGATGGCCTACGCGGAGGCCATGACGGCGACCCCACCGACCGTCACGGACGAGCAGGTCGCGAGCCTGCGTGAGGCGTTGGGCGACGCGGCACTCGTGGAGTTGACCATGATGGTGGCCGTGGAGAACCAACGATCGCGCTTCAACTCGGCGGCGGGCCTGGCCAGCCAGGGCTTCAGCGACGTGTGCGAGCTGCCCCTGGTGGAGGGCCCGAAGGCGGAAGCTCAGTGACGGACGTCCTCGCCGAGTTCACGGCGCACCGCCCGCTGCTGTTCACCGTGGCCTACGAGATGCTCGGCTCCGCGGCGGACGCCGAGGACGTGGTGCAGGAGGTCTGGCTGCGCTGGAGCGCCGACGACCGCGAGGACGTGCAGGAGCCGCGCGCCTACCTCGTGCGGATCGCCACCCGCCTGGCGCTCAACCGCCTGCGCACGCTGGCCCGGCAGCGCGAGTCGTACGTCGGCCCGTGGCTGCCCGAGCCCCTCGAGACGGTGCCGGACGTCGCGGACGACGTCGCGCTCGCCGAGTCGGTCTCGACTGCGATGCTGCTCGTCCTGGAGACGCTCGGCAGCACCGAGCGCGCCGTCTTCGTGCTGCGCGAGGTCTTCGACCTGCCATACGACGAGATCGCCGCCGCGGTGGACCGCACGCCCGACAACGTCCGTCAGATCGCGCGACGGGCGCGGGCGCACGTGGCCGCCAGGCGGCCCAGGTCGGAGGTCACGGCGCAGGAGCGCACCGAGGTCCTCGTGCGGTTCCAGCGGGCGATCGCCGAGGGCGACCTGCAGCAGCTGCTGGACGTGATCTCACCCGACGTCGTCCTGATCAGCGACGGGGGAGGGAAGGCCAGCGCGGCGCGCCGGCCGATCCTGGGCCGCGACAAGGTGCTGCGCTTCCTGGCCGGCGTGATGCCGGCCGACATGCGGGTGGAGC containing:
- a CDS encoding LLM class flavin-dependent oxidoreductase; this translates as MTDTTDYGHDLLFGTFVTPVNRPVHRAVEQAIVADRAGLDLVTFQDHPYVAKFHDTSTLLAYAAAKTERIRLAANVTNLPLRPPAVLARSIATLDQLSGGRIELGLGAGAFWDGVEAMGGPRRTPGESIEALEEAIAIIRGIWDTEDTSVLSVRGKHYDVHGAKRGPAPAHPVEIWVGAYKPRILRMTGRVADGWLPSLAYLEKGPAELADMNRRIDDAATGAGRDPRDIRRFLNLAGDLSAEQLAEIALAYGTSGFILASDDTATTERFAAEIAPAVRELVTAERGAHRD
- a CDS encoding RNA polymerase sigma-70 factor — its product is MTDVLAEFTAHRPLLFTVAYEMLGSAADAEDVVQEVWLRWSADDREDVQEPRAYLVRIATRLALNRLRTLARQRESYVGPWLPEPLETVPDVADDVALAESVSTAMLLVLETLGSTERAVFVLREVFDLPYDEIAAAVDRTPDNVRQIARRARAHVAARRPRSEVTAQERTEVLVRFQRAIAEGDLQQLLDVISPDVVLISDGGGKASAARRPILGRDKVLRFLAGVMPADMRVEPVWINGENGLVISEAGAVTAIATAVVEGGVVTALHIVRNPDKLSLPGPVRLTR
- a CDS encoding class I SAM-dependent methyltransferase; the protein is MTSSPQPRWFTDTQPGHSQWFIERFRALEAEGKDLLGEARFADMLAERGSRVLDAGCGTGRMAAALQAAGHVAFGVDVDPELIAAAETDHPGPSYAVADLSELTTDDVGGDQVDLVICAGNVLVFVAPGTELRVLERLCEVTRPGGRVVIGCRPEATYPFEQYDADLATLASRGIARVEHRFSTWHLDPFEADSDFAVTVLRRGEATSDVA
- a CDS encoding MarR family transcriptional regulator, which encodes MTEWLDAEEQRTWRSVLAMHDDLMTALAQGLKAESDISAADYAVLANLSEAPDGVLRARDLRCHLRWEKSRLAHHVRRMEQRGLVRRDACLDDGRAPLVSITESGRAAIDSAAPAHVAQVRELFFDVLTPTQLATLREAAEAVVARIALTEDDADAAC
- a CDS encoding LLM class flavin-dependent oxidoreductase, translating into MSTTRNYGHPLRFGVETSAPAETGHDVAVLAGEEALTLAAWSAARTEGVVLAPRIAVDDRAPAMVARAAGSLQSLSGGRVELVLESEDADAVTAVIEAVRALEVDRPIPIWLSGSDPEIVALAGRIADGLVVGVDEFGADINAAIDRAATEAGRDVREVRRAVVLSDERSAENLITLVVHHGVSSFALRSGTVDEGLVHAVRAGAERALPPGALSARPIRRADVRALRRPGIGYDLVPEGLAETAVEPGDPAFPSVRSTYLRGGDPGLVLRPSTVDEVVSAIEFARTHRHLPLGIRSGGHGISGRSTNDGGLVIDLGRLDEITVLDESSRLVRIGPGARWRDVATALQPHGWALSSGDYGGVGVGGLATAGGIGFLGRKHGLTIDHLTAVEMVMADGSVVRATADESPELFWAARGAGANFGVAVAFEFAVDEVGDVGWAQLTFRAPDPAAYLESFGRVVADLPRETTPFLILGQGMAQIMAMVDSADPELIIGQLQPFADAAPLTQQQVVIAPYAAVMNMFPESPHQGRGEPVSRSVLAREITPGFASASDDLINSGASHFFQIRTVGGAIADVPADATAYAHRDAGFSLTVMGSNAQRLDRWFEPVRRQSNGLYLSFESGRDPERITDAFPPATLERLRRLKAELDPDNLFRDNFNIAPAETRSAS
- a CDS encoding carboxymuconolactone decarboxylase family protein → MTSSFRIPAAPMTSPVARAVSAAARRMYGRVPDLVPVMWHHPKLLRSVLAWERRVGAWDALDPHLKSFAVMASAASIGCSWCLDFGYYLAHDEGLDERKVREVPRWRDSDVFTPLERDVMAYAEAMTATPPTVTDEQVASLREALGDAALVELTMMVAVENQRSRFNSAAGLASQGFSDVCELPLVEGPKAEAQ